A DNA window from Flammeovirga agarivorans contains the following coding sequences:
- a CDS encoding DEAD/DEAH box helicase translates to MTFDDFDLNDDLLDGIYSMNFREPTPIQEQAIPAILDRNDLIACAQTGTGKTAAFLLPIMHQIHMSDYDGTDTHTIIIVPTRELALQIDHQIQGLSYFTPVTSIPVYGGDSSSFSNQRNALKRGVDIIVATPGKLLSHLNIGANVDKVKNLILDEADRMLDMGFHDDILQIASHLPKKRQNIFFSATMPPKIRTLAKELLHNPLEINIAISKTSKNVTQKAFLLYDNQKGPMVDFLVGQDEYESVIIFTSTKSKVTEVTNLLKKRGLSAEGISSDLDQKEREEVLLRFKAQQTKILVGTDIISRGIDIETVELVINFDVPKDPEDYVHRIGRTARASREGLAVTFINESPKEQTSFAKIEQLIGIDVQKGENPPFLGQGPLYSPVIRKKQHRKPFSKNRNFNKNKGGYNKQYNKKKGSGGYQGNNDQRRSNDGSTNSSQQRKRYYKPKNNNQ, encoded by the coding sequence GTGACTTTTGACGATTTTGATTTAAACGATGATCTTTTGGATGGTATTTACTCTATGAATTTTAGAGAACCTACTCCTATCCAAGAACAAGCGATTCCTGCTATTTTAGACAGGAATGATCTTATTGCATGTGCTCAGACTGGTACAGGTAAAACTGCAGCTTTTTTACTTCCAATTATGCACCAGATTCATATGTCTGATTATGATGGTACTGATACACATACAATCATAATTGTACCTACAAGAGAATTAGCTTTACAGATTGATCATCAAATTCAAGGGTTATCTTATTTCACTCCTGTAACTTCAATTCCTGTTTATGGAGGAGATTCTAGTAGCTTTTCTAACCAAAGAAACGCATTAAAAAGAGGTGTTGATATTATTGTTGCTACTCCAGGTAAATTATTATCACATTTGAATATTGGAGCAAATGTAGATAAAGTAAAAAACCTGATACTAGATGAGGCAGATAGAATGTTAGATATGGGATTCCATGATGACATCTTACAAATTGCTTCTCACCTACCAAAAAAGAGACAAAACATATTCTTTTCTGCTACAATGCCTCCTAAAATCAGGACTTTAGCAAAAGAATTACTTCATAATCCATTAGAGATAAATATCGCTATCTCCAAAACTTCAAAAAATGTAACACAAAAAGCATTCTTATTGTATGACAATCAAAAAGGTCCTATGGTTGACTTTCTTGTTGGACAGGATGAATATGAAAGTGTTATTATTTTCACAAGTACAAAATCCAAAGTTACTGAAGTAACAAACCTATTGAAAAAGAGAGGATTAAGTGCTGAAGGAATAAGTTCGGATCTGGATCAAAAAGAACGAGAAGAAGTTTTATTAAGGTTCAAAGCACAGCAAACAAAGATCTTAGTAGGTACAGATATCATTTCTAGAGGTATTGATATTGAAACAGTAGAATTGGTTATTAATTTCGATGTACCTAAAGATCCAGAAGATTATGTTCATAGAATAGGTAGAACAGCTAGAGCATCTAGAGAAGGTTTAGCTGTAACATTTATCAATGAAAGCCCCAAAGAACAAACATCGTTTGCTAAAATTGAACAATTAATAGGAATTGATGTTCAGAAAGGTGAAAACCCTCCTTTTCTTGGTCAAGGGCCATTATATTCTCCTGTAATACGAAAAAAGCAACATAGGAAGCCTTTCTCAAAAAACAGAAATTTCAATAAGAATAAAGGTGGTTATAACAAACAGTATAACAAAAAGAAAGGAAGTGGTGGATATCAAGGAAATAATGATCAGCGAAGATCAAATGATGGTTCTACAAATTCCTCACAGCAAAGAAAAAGGTATTACAAACCAAAAAACAATAATCAATAA
- a CDS encoding geranylgeranylglyceryl/heptaprenylglyceryl phosphate synthase yields the protein MQLSIEKWLLDRKLRSKKTIAILIDPDKWSKEVLFFLKNGNKNHLPDFFLVGGSLLSSNALESTVLDLQTLGKPVILFPGNSMQVTSHADAILFMSLLSGRNPDFLIGQQVQAAYQVRESNLEAIPLGYILIESGVTTSVQYISNTVPIPSNKNDIAISTSIAGELLGMRAFYLEAGSGAKNSVPNTMIKGVKENVDGLLFVGGGIRDISTVDDKFRAGADIVVIGTAFENNPNFLEELYQYKEQYNATKKSSHL from the coding sequence ATGCAATTATCCATCGAAAAATGGCTTTTAGATAGAAAATTGAGGTCAAAAAAGACGATCGCCATCCTCATCGATCCCGATAAGTGGTCAAAAGAAGTACTTTTTTTTCTAAAAAATGGCAATAAAAATCACCTACCTGATTTTTTTTTAGTCGGAGGCAGTCTACTGTCATCGAATGCACTTGAAAGTACGGTTCTTGATTTACAAACATTAGGAAAACCAGTGATCCTTTTTCCTGGTAATTCTATGCAGGTAACTTCCCATGCAGATGCGATATTATTTATGTCTTTACTTTCTGGGAGAAACCCCGATTTTTTAATTGGACAACAAGTACAAGCAGCATATCAGGTGAGGGAAAGTAATTTGGAAGCAATACCCCTTGGCTATATTTTAATTGAAAGTGGTGTCACTACTTCTGTACAATATATAAGTAATACTGTACCTATTCCATCCAATAAAAATGATATTGCTATCAGTACATCAATAGCTGGAGAGCTTTTAGGAATGAGAGCTTTTTATTTAGAAGCGGGTAGTGGGGCAAAAAATTCTGTTCCCAATACAATGATAAAAGGTGTTAAAGAAAATGTAGATGGGCTATTATTTGTTGGAGGTGGTATAAGGGATATATCAACTGTTGATGATAAATTTAGAGCAGGAGCTGATATAGTTGTCATAGGAACTGCATTTGAAAACAACCCAAACTTTTTAGAAGAGTTGTATCAATACAAAGAGCAATATAATGCAACAAAAAAATCTTCACATTTATAA